The following proteins are encoded in a genomic region of Ornithodoros turicata isolate Travis chromosome 6, ASM3712646v1, whole genome shotgun sequence:
- the LOC135399341 gene encoding B-box type zinc finger protein ncl-1-like yields MRERTYCSRASCSASNDPRSTRLLLSAEKLSTVPNPTFPFGPHPSEPSVSLLHSLFACGNLLHNKSAITRQKILYHGTFGDFDAMEGQFTEPSGVAVNAQGDIAIADTNRHCMLVFDRGSRFKIRFSEGGRKDGQLHYPSRVFVVRAFGDIIVTERSPTHEVQVFNQYRQFLRKFGSSVLEHPRAVTVDSKRRIIVVECKVMRVIIFDLWGNILSQFSYSEHLGFPNVVAANNKGEIFIADNRAHCVKVFSCEGALLRLIGGAGVTNYPIAVCINKNGHLVVSENHHCFHITVFMQYLLSAFESHVKHAHCYDVALTQDNSVI; encoded by the coding sequence ATGCGTGAACGCACCTACTGCAGTCGTGCAAGTTGCTCTGCAAGCAATGACCCACGTTCTACAAGGCTCTTGCTTTCTGCGGAAAAATTGTCCACTGTACCAaacccaacatttccctttggGCCTCACCCTTCAGAGCCCAGCGTTAGCCTGCTGCACAGTTTATTCGCCTGTGGTAACCTCCTGCATAACAAGTCCGCAATAACGCGACAGAAAATTCTCTACCACGGCACGTTTGGAGACTTCGACGCCATGGAGGGTCAGTTCACGGAACCGTCTGGAGTAGCTGTTAATGCTCAAGGCGACATTGCCATAGCAGACACCAACCGACATTGTATGCTGGTATTCGACCGAGGCAGCAGATTCAAGATACGCTTCAGCGAGGGCGGCAGGAAAGACGGTCAATTGCATTACCCGAGTCGTGTTTTTGTCGTTCGCGCTTTCGGGGACATCATAGTCACCGAGCGATCTCCAACGCACGAGGTCCAAGTTTTCAACCAGTACAGACAGTTCCTGCGAAAGTTTGGTTCCTCAGTCTTGGAGCATCCGCGCGCAGTCACTGTCGACAGCAAACGACGAATTATCGTCGTTGAATGCAAAGTGATGCGCGTTATCATCTTCGACCTTTGGGGAAACATCTTGAGTCAGTTCAGCTATTCCGAACACCTCGGGTTCCCGAACGTCGTCGCAGCAAATAACAAGGGTGAAATCTTTATCGCGGACAATCGAGCCCATTGTGTGAAGGTGTTCTCCTGCGAAGGTGCACTTCTCAGGCTCATTGGTGGAGCGGGGGTAACCAACTATCCCATAGCTGTCTGCATCAACAAAAATGGTCATCTGGTCGTATCCGAGAATCACCACTGTTTCCACATCACGGTGTTCATGCAATATCTGCTGAGTGCTTTCGAAAGCCACGTGAAGCATGCACATTGCTACGACGTAGCCCTCACGCAAGATAACTCCGTCATATAG